In Buchnera aphidicola (Brachycaudus tragopogonis), the following are encoded in one genomic region:
- a CDS encoding phosphopentomutase, which translates to MKRVFLIVLDSFGIGFSSDANQFNDVGADTFGHISEKCFLGQANVGRKGNLNIPNLVKLGLIEAAKKSTGKFPLGFSKNTKIIASYGFASEISSGKDTTSGHWEIAGVPVLDDWYYFKKKYDSFPDLILKEVIKKSKLSGFIGNCHASGTDIINNLGEEHIKTRKPIIYTSTDSVFQVACHENFFNLSDLYKLCESIRFILDKHQYKVARVIARPFIGNALNFQRTANRRDFSVKPFSTTVMEKLIDEKKGEVIAIGKTSDIFAGVGISKKIKANGLNELCNSTIREIKSSKNNTLIFTNLVDFDSNWGHRRDVSGYAKGLEFFDSRLSEIISLVKENDLLILTSDHGCDPTWKGTDHTRENIPILIYAPGIKTNFLGHRKTFSDIGQTIAKYFLLSNMAYGENML; encoded by the coding sequence ATGAAACGAGTTTTTTTAATTGTTCTAGATTCTTTTGGTATAGGTTTTAGTTCTGATGCTAATCAATTTAATGATGTTGGTGCAGATACATTTGGCCATATATCTGAGAAATGTTTTTTAGGACAAGCAAATGTAGGTAGAAAAGGTAATTTAAATATCCCTAATCTAGTAAAATTAGGTTTAATAGAAGCAGCTAAAAAATCAACAGGAAAATTTCCTTTAGGATTTAGTAAAAACACAAAGATTATTGCTAGTTATGGTTTTGCTAGCGAAATATCTTCTGGAAAAGATACTACTTCAGGGCATTGGGAGATTGCAGGAGTACCAGTTTTAGATGATTGGTATTATTTTAAAAAAAAATATGATAGTTTCCCTGATTTAATTTTAAAAGAAGTTATAAAAAAATCAAAATTATCTGGTTTTATTGGTAATTGTCATGCGTCAGGAACTGATATTATCAATAATTTAGGTGAAGAACATATTAAAACAAGAAAACCTATTATATATACTTCGACTGATTCTGTTTTTCAAGTAGCATGTCACGAGAATTTTTTTAATTTATCTGATCTTTATAAATTATGCGAAAGCATTCGTTTTATTTTAGATAAGCACCAATATAAAGTGGCACGAGTAATTGCCAGACCGTTTATAGGAAATGCATTAAATTTTCAACGTACAGCTAATAGGCGTGATTTTTCAGTAAAACCTTTTTCAACAACTGTAATGGAAAAACTTATAGATGAAAAAAAAGGAGAAGTAATTGCTATTGGTAAAACTTCTGATATTTTTGCTGGAGTTGGAATTAGCAAAAAAATTAAAGCTAACGGTTTAAATGAACTTTGCAATTCAACTATTAGAGAAATAAAATCATCAAAAAATAATACACTAATTTTTACTAATTTAGTAGATTTTGATTCAAATTGGGGGCATCGTCGTGATGTTTCTGGATATGCTAAAGGTTTAGAATTTTTTGATAGTCGATTATCAGAGATAATTAGTTTAGTAAAAGAAAACGATTTATTGATTTTAACCTCAGATCATGGTTGTGATCCAACTTGGAAAGGAACAGATCATACTAGAGAAAATATTCCTATATTAATTTATGCGCCAGGTATCAAGACCAACTTTCTTGGACATCGTAAAACTTTTTCTGATATAGGACAAACTATTGCTAAGTATTTTCTATTGTCTAATATGGCATACGGTGAAAATATGCTTTAA
- a CDS encoding peptide chain release factor 3: MFNMNHEQELRKRRTFAIISHPDAGKTTITEKMLFFGNAIRASGTIKGRGGGTYAKSDWMNIEKERGISVTTSVMQFTYKNILINLLDTPGHQDFSEDTYRILTAVDCCVVVIDAAKGVEERTKKLIDVTRIHNTPIITFINKLDRDSREPIEILDEIEQKLELSCVPITWPISCGKNFKGVYHIHDKIMYLYKNKDLKKHFFLDLKEFSNSSNAFLNDYIGIDLSKQIYEELELIINIYSKFNNKSFLKRISTPIFFGSALGDLGIDHLLNSLIKWAPSPLHRKSNKRIVEPKEKNFTGFVFKIQANMDLKHRDRIAFMRIVSGQYTKGMKLKHVRTKKNMIVSDAFSFLAGDRLSIKKSYPGDIIGIHNHGTIKIGDTFTQGEDLKFIGIPSFAPEIFRSICLSNPLQQKQLIKGLIQLSEEGAIQVFRPINSNNLILGAIGILQFDVVIERLRIEYGINAVYKKVNIVLARWIRSNNNKSISDFIKKNSAYLGYDASNSLIYLAPNNANLTIVVNKYSDIFFDKMKDQ; this comes from the coding sequence ATGTTTAATATGAATCATGAACAGGAATTAAGAAAAAGAAGAACTTTTGCTATCATTTCTCATCCTGATGCAGGAAAAACTACTATTACTGAAAAAATGTTGTTTTTCGGAAATGCTATTCGTGCTTCTGGAACAATAAAAGGAAGAGGAGGCGGAACATATGCCAAATCAGATTGGATGAATATTGAAAAAGAACGAGGAATTTCTGTTACTACTTCTGTTATGCAATTTACATATAAAAATATTTTAATAAATTTGTTAGATACTCCTGGCCATCAAGATTTTTCAGAAGATACATATCGTATTCTTACTGCTGTAGATTGCTGTGTAGTTGTGATTGATGCTGCTAAGGGTGTAGAAGAGAGAACAAAAAAATTAATAGATGTCACACGTATTCATAATACTCCTATTATTACTTTTATTAATAAGTTAGATCGTGATAGTCGAGAACCAATAGAAATTTTAGACGAAATTGAACAGAAATTAGAATTGAGTTGTGTTCCTATTACATGGCCTATTAGTTGCGGAAAAAATTTTAAAGGTGTTTATCATATTCATGATAAAATAATGTATTTATATAAAAATAAAGATTTAAAAAAACATTTTTTTTTAGATTTAAAAGAATTTTCTAATTCATCTAATGCATTTTTAAACGATTATATTGGAATAGACTTGTCTAAGCAGATATATGAAGAATTAGAATTGATTATTAACATATATTCAAAATTTAACAATAAAAGTTTTTTAAAAAGGATTTCAACACCTATTTTTTTTGGCAGTGCACTAGGCGATTTAGGGATTGATCATTTATTAAATAGTTTAATAAAATGGGCTCCATCTCCTTTGCATCGTAAAAGTAATAAACGTATTGTAGAACCTAAAGAAAAAAATTTTACAGGTTTTGTATTTAAAATTCAAGCTAATATGGATTTGAAACACCGTGATCGAATAGCCTTTATGAGAATTGTTTCAGGACAATATACAAAAGGTATGAAGTTAAAACATGTACGTACTAAAAAAAATATGATTGTTTCTGATGCTTTTTCTTTTTTAGCAGGAGATAGATTATCAATAAAAAAATCTTATCCGGGTGATATTATAGGAATTCATAATCATGGCACAATAAAAATTGGAGACACTTTTACGCAGGGAGAAGATCTTAAATTTATTGGTATTCCAAGTTTTGCTCCAGAAATATTTCGTTCTATTTGTTTATCTAATCCTCTTCAACAGAAACAATTAATAAAAGGTTTAATTCAGCTATCAGAAGAGGGAGCTATTCAAGTATTTCGTCCTATCAACAGTAATAACTTAATTTTAGGTGCTATTGGAATATTGCAATTTGATGTTGTTATTGAACGTTTAAGAATAGAATATGGTATTAATGCTGTATATAAGAAAGTTAATATTGTTCTTGCTCGCTGGATTAGATCCAATAACAATAAAAGTATCAGTGATTTTATAAAAAAGAATAGTGCTTATTTAGGATATGATGCTTCTAATAGTTTAATATATTTAGCACCAAATAATGCCAATTTAACAATTGTTGTTAACAAATATTCTGATATTTTTTTTGATAAAATGAAAGATCAGTAA
- the ansA gene encoding asparaginase, with amino-acid sequence MKKKCIYIAYTGGTIGMKRSKYGYIPVSGYLQKQLVKMSEFHNRDIPYFTINEYQPLIDSSNMTPIEWQVIANDIQQNYHKYDGFVILHGTDTMAYTASALSFILENLEKPVIITGSQIPLSEIRSDGRQNLLNSLLMAANYPINEVTLFFNNKLYRGNRTTKSHADGFDAFSSPNLEPLLEVGVNVRYLYKKKIKNHDKKFKVYQITPQPISIITIYPGISSKIIQNFLSYPVKALILCTYGIGNAPQNRDFLKELYLAYKKNIIMINLTQCIFGKVNMHGYATGNSLIKVGVISGFDLTIEAALTKLHFLLSQNISKEKICLQMQNNLRGELTPI; translated from the coding sequence ATGAAGAAAAAATGTATATATATTGCATATACTGGTGGAACTATAGGTATGAAAAGATCAAAATATGGATATATTCCAGTTTCTGGATATCTTCAAAAACAACTTGTAAAAATGTCTGAATTTCATAATCGAGACATACCATATTTTACTATAAATGAATATCAACCATTAATTGATTCCTCTAATATGACACCAATAGAATGGCAAGTGATTGCTAACGATATTCAACAAAATTATCATAAATATGATGGTTTTGTTATTCTTCACGGAACAGATACAATGGCATATACAGCTTCTGCTCTATCATTTATATTAGAAAATTTAGAAAAGCCAGTAATTATAACAGGTTCTCAAATACCTTTATCAGAAATTCGTTCTGATGGCCGTCAAAATTTATTAAATTCTCTTTTAATGGCAGCAAATTATCCTATTAATGAGGTCACTTTATTTTTTAATAATAAATTATATAGAGGCAATAGAACGACTAAATCACATGCTGATGGTTTTGATGCTTTTTCCTCCCCTAATCTGGAACCATTATTAGAAGTAGGGGTAAATGTTCGCTATTTGTATAAAAAAAAAATAAAAAATCATGATAAAAAATTTAAAGTTTATCAAATCACACCACAACCTATTAGTATCATTACTATTTATCCAGGAATTTCTAGTAAAATTATTCAAAATTTTTTATCATATCCAGTAAAAGCATTGATTTTATGTACATACGGAATAGGAAATGCACCTCAAAATAGAGATTTTTTAAAAGAGTTGTATCTAGCATACAAAAAAAATATTATTATGATTAATTTAACTCAATGTATTTTTGGAAAAGTTAATATGCATGGATATGCAACAGGAAACTCACTTATAAAAGTTGGTGTCATTAGTGGTTTTGATTTGACAATTGAGGCAGCTTTAACTAAATTACATTTTTTATTAAGTCAAAATATTTCAAAAGAAAAAATTTGTCTTCAAATGCAAAATAATTTACGAGGCGAGCTTACACCTATTTAA
- a CDS encoding NfuA family Fe-S biogenesis protein, whose product MITVSKNAQKHFQSLLLKEPSGTHIRVFVINPGTISAECGIAYCPKNEVEEEDVQLTYDQFFIYVNKDIIPYLKNAEIDILIDNISSQLTLKAPYIKNNNFKKSSSLEDKIKCFLNQEINPQLSMHGGQIELIEVSEKKVAKIRFSGGCNGCSMIGLTLKETVEKKILNTFPEIKKVLDDTDHSHGKHSFY is encoded by the coding sequence ATGATTACTGTTTCTAAAAATGCACAAAAACATTTTCAATCACTTTTATTAAAAGAACCTTCTGGTACTCATATTCGAGTATTTGTTATTAATCCCGGTACAATAAGTGCAGAATGTGGTATAGCATATTGTCCAAAAAATGAGGTAGAAGAAGAAGACGTTCAATTAACATACGATCAATTTTTTATTTATGTTAATAAAGATATTATTCCATATTTAAAAAATGCAGAAATTGACATTTTAATTGATAATATAAGTTCTCAATTAACATTAAAAGCACCATATATTAAAAATAATAATTTTAAAAAATCATCTTCATTGGAAGATAAAATTAAGTGTTTTTTAAATCAAGAAATTAATCCACAATTATCTATGCACGGAGGACAAATTGAATTAATCGAAGTTAGCGAAAAAAAAGTTGCTAAAATACGATTTAGTGGAGGTTGTAATGGATGTTCAATGATTGGATTAACTTTAAAAGAGACAGTAGAAAAAAAAATATTAAATACGTTTCCTGAAATAAAAAAAGTATTGGATGATACAGATCATTCACATGGAAAACATTCATTTTATTAG
- the ssb gene encoding single-stranded DNA-binding protein produces MASRGVNKVILIGHLGQDPEVRYMPNGNAVVNMTLATSENWKDKNTGENKEKTEWHRIVLFGKLAEIAGEYLRKGSQVYIEGSLQTRKWQDQNGLERYTTEIIVNISGTMQMLGSRNSNLQTSSTNDNNINFVKSKKTDKTDLEKNKVKNNFRKESVDVSSELDFDDEIPF; encoded by the coding sequence ATGGCTAGTAGAGGCGTTAATAAAGTTATTCTGATTGGGCATTTAGGACAAGATCCTGAAGTTCGTTATATGCCTAATGGTAATGCAGTAGTAAACATGACGTTAGCAACTTCAGAAAATTGGAAAGATAAAAATACTGGAGAAAATAAAGAAAAAACTGAATGGCATAGAATAGTCTTATTTGGTAAATTAGCTGAAATTGCAGGCGAATATCTTAGAAAAGGTTCTCAAGTTTACATTGAAGGATCATTACAGACTAGAAAGTGGCAAGACCAAAATGGTCTTGAGCGTTATACAACAGAAATTATTGTTAATATTAGTGGTACTATGCAAATGTTAGGTAGTCGAAATTCTAATTTACAGACATCGTCAACAAATGATAATAATATTAATTTCGTTAAAAGTAAAAAAACAGATAAAACAGATTTAGAAAAAAATAAAGTAAAAAATAATTTTAGAAAAGAATCAGTTGATGTTTCTTCAGAATTAGATTTTGACGATGAAATTCCATTTTAA
- the dnaB gene encoding replicative DNA helicase has translation MVYAINMAKNKLYLNQINRLKIPPHSLEAEQSVLGGLMLDNEQWDTVSEHVVADDFFSKPHRLIFQEMQKLLDLGYPIDLITLSESLEQKGKLESVGRFSYLAELSKNTPSTANITAYADIVRERAIVREMILVANKIANAGYDTQGRKSEELLDYAESSVFKIAEKRFKKDSGPKNVEQILDETVSSIEKLFLSPHDGVTGINTGYQDLNKKTSGLQPSELIIIAARPSMGKTTFAMNLCENAAMLYDKPVLIFSLEMPGEQIMMRMLASLSRVNQARIRTGQLNDEDWSRMSGTINVLLKKKNIYIDDSSALTPNEVRSRARRIYRENNGLTLIMVDYLQLMRVPSLSDNRTLEIAEISRTLKALAKELQVPVIALSQLNRSLEQRSDKRPVNSDLRESGSLEQDADLIMFIYRDEIYHENSDFKGIAEIIIGKQRNGPIGTVCLTFNGHWSRFDNYSGHKYD, from the coding sequence ATGGTATATGCAATAAATATGGCTAAAAATAAATTATATTTAAATCAAATTAACAGATTAAAGATTCCACCGCATTCTTTAGAAGCAGAACAATCTGTATTAGGCGGTTTAATGCTAGATAATGAACAATGGGATACTGTTTCAGAACATGTTGTCGCAGACGATTTTTTCAGCAAACCACATCGTTTAATATTTCAAGAAATGCAAAAACTTCTTGACTTGGGATATCCAATCGATTTAATTACTTTATCTGAATCTTTAGAACAAAAAGGAAAATTAGAAAGTGTAGGTAGATTTTCTTATTTAGCTGAACTTTCAAAAAACACTCCTAGTACAGCAAATATTACTGCATATGCCGATATAGTTCGAGAACGCGCAATAGTAAGAGAAATGATATTAGTAGCAAATAAAATAGCAAATGCTGGATATGATACACAAGGTCGAAAAAGTGAAGAATTATTAGATTATGCAGAATCAAGCGTATTTAAAATCGCAGAAAAACGCTTTAAAAAAGATTCAGGACCAAAAAATGTTGAACAAATTCTTGATGAAACTGTGTCTAGTATTGAAAAATTATTTTTATCACCTCACGATGGAGTTACAGGAATTAATACAGGATATCAAGATTTAAATAAAAAAACATCAGGTTTACAACCTTCTGAACTAATTATCATTGCTGCAAGACCATCTATGGGAAAAACAACATTTGCAATGAATTTATGTGAAAATGCTGCTATGCTATATGATAAACCAGTTCTTATTTTTAGTTTAGAAATGCCTGGAGAACAAATTATGATGCGCATGTTAGCATCTTTATCTAGAGTTAATCAAGCACGAATTCGAACTGGACAGTTAAACGATGAAGATTGGTCACGTATGTCTGGAACAATTAACGTACTTCTTAAAAAAAAGAATATCTATATTGATGATTCTTCAGCATTAACTCCTAACGAAGTTCGTTCTAGAGCCCGTCGTATTTATCGTGAAAATAATGGATTAACTTTAATTATGGTAGATTATTTACAACTAATGCGAGTACCATCTCTTTCTGATAACAGAACTCTAGAAATTGCAGAAATATCCAGAACACTAAAAGCCTTAGCAAAAGAACTACAAGTTCCAGTTATAGCACTTTCGCAACTTAATCGATCTTTAGAACAAAGATCTGATAAAAGACCAGTAAATTCAGATTTACGTGAATCAGGCTCTTTAGAACAAGATGCAGATTTAATAATGTTCATATACCGTGACGAAATTTACCATGAAAATAGCGATTTTAAAGGAATAGCAGAAATTATAATAGGAAAACAAAGAAATGGTCCTATTGGAACTGTATGCTTAACTTTTAATGGACACTGGTCTAGATTTGATAATTATTCTGGTCATAAATATGATTAA
- the gshB gene encoding glutathione synthase translates to MHNKKRIKIGILMDSIESININKDSSFAILLEAQKRNHIIYYMEMNDLYLKKGDAYARTRLIKLKKNIKEWYNIIEEKNVLLSQLDVILMRKDPPFNIEFIYATYILERAENTGVLVINKPQSLRDCNEKMFISWFPELTVNTLVTRNFLKIRKFWETYQDIIIKPLDGMGGTSVFRIKRNDPNFSVIIETITDYEKKYCMVQTYLPDIKNGDKRILVVNGKAIPWCLARIPAIGETRANLAAGGKGKVQPLSPTDWKIVNHLSPILKKKGLIFVGLDIIGDKLTEINVTSPTCICEIEAQKKISITSLLLDYIERKIL, encoded by the coding sequence ATGCATAATAAAAAAAGAATAAAAATTGGAATATTAATGGATTCTATTGAATCTATTAATATTAATAAAGATTCAAGCTTTGCAATTTTGTTAGAAGCACAAAAAAGAAATCATATAATTTATTATATGGAAATGAATGATCTTTATTTAAAGAAAGGAGATGCATATGCACGAACTCGTTTAATTAAATTAAAAAAAAATATAAAAGAATGGTATAACATTATTGAGGAAAAAAATGTTTTATTAAGTCAATTAGATGTAATTTTAATGCGCAAAGATCCTCCGTTTAATATCGAATTTATTTATGCAACATATATTTTAGAGCGAGCAGAAAACACCGGAGTATTGGTTATCAATAAACCTCAAAGCTTAAGAGACTGTAATGAAAAAATGTTTATATCATGGTTTCCTGAGCTAACTGTAAATACTTTAGTAACAAGAAATTTTTTAAAAATACGCAAATTTTGGGAAACATATCAAGACATTATAATAAAACCATTAGATGGAATGGGGGGTACTAGTGTTTTTCGTATTAAAAGAAACGATCCTAATTTTTCAGTAATTATCGAAACAATAACAGATTATGAAAAAAAATATTGCATGGTTCAGACTTATTTACCTGATATTAAAAATGGTGACAAAAGAATTTTAGTTGTAAATGGTAAAGCTATACCTTGGTGTTTAGCTAGAATTCCAGCAATTGGAGAAACAAGAGCTAACTTAGCTGCTGGAGGAAAAGGTAAAGTACAACCGCTTAGTCCAACAGATTGGAAAATCGTAAATCATTTATCTCCTATTTTAAAGAAAAAAGGATTGATTTTTGTCGGATTAGATATAATAGGAGATAAATTAACAGAAATAAATGTTACAAGTCCAACATGTATTTGTGAAATTGAAGCACAAAAAAAAATTTCTATTACAAGTTTATTATTGGATTATATTGAGAGAAAAATATTATAG
- the ruvX gene encoding Holliday junction resolvase RuvX, with translation MIVIAFDYGIKNIGVAVGENITRKGRPLNILKTNGGKPNWNGVKNLLKCWEPKIIIVGLPLNIDGTKQNTTKQSEKFAYLLKCKFNILVTMHDERLTTVEAKSIMFNQGGFKALLKKEKIHSLAAVIILESWLSQNLLNIH, from the coding sequence ATGATAGTTATAGCATTTGATTATGGAATAAAAAATATTGGAGTAGCTGTTGGAGAAAACATAACAAGAAAGGGAAGACCTCTCAATATTTTAAAAACAAATGGTGGAAAACCAAATTGGAATGGCGTCAAAAATTTATTAAAATGTTGGGAACCTAAAATTATAATTGTTGGACTTCCATTGAATATAGATGGTACAAAACAAAACACAACAAAACAATCAGAAAAATTTGCTTACTTATTAAAATGTAAATTTAATATTTTAGTAACAATGCATGATGAACGTTTAACTACTGTGGAAGCTAAATCAATAATGTTTAATCAAGGTGGTTTCAAAGCACTATTAAAAAAAGAAAAAATTCATTCATTAGCTGCGGTAATTATACTAGAAAGTTGGTTAAGTCAAAATCTACTTAATATTCATTAA
- a CDS encoding YggS family pyridoxal phosphate-dependent enzyme: MQNIIEENNLPLKNIRIIAVTKNQNINVIKEAISIGIKEFGENYIQESIIKIQKLKNYKNITWHFIGKIQSKKTKLIAQNFHWCQTIDRKKIAILLNKHRPKNLPRLNVLIQINSSQEKNKNGVCIKDYKQLAEEIYLMPHLNLRGIMAMPSINNDPIINKVEYKKIKIAFQELKKQYISVDTLSLGTSFDIKQSLLSTSNMIRIGRCIFNKEKSF; encoded by the coding sequence ATACAAAATATTATTGAAGAAAACAATCTTCCTTTAAAAAATATTAGAATCATAGCAGTAACTAAAAATCAAAATATTAATGTGATTAAAGAAGCAATATCAATAGGAATTAAAGAATTTGGAGAAAATTACATACAAGAAAGCATTATAAAAATACAAAAATTAAAAAATTATAAGAATATTACTTGGCATTTTATTGGTAAAATACAATCTAAAAAAACTAAATTAATTGCCCAAAACTTTCATTGGTGTCAAACAATTGATCGCAAAAAAATAGCAATTTTATTAAATAAACATAGACCTAAAAATTTACCTCGACTGAATGTATTAATACAAATTAATAGTTCTCAAGAAAAAAATAAAAATGGAGTATGTATAAAAGATTATAAACAATTAGCAGAAGAAATTTATTTAATGCCTCATCTTAATTTAAGAGGAATTATGGCAATGCCTTCAATTAATAATGATCCTATCATAAATAAAGTAGAATATAAGAAAATAAAAATTGCTTTTCAAGAACTAAAAAAACAATATATATCAGTAGATACTTTATCATTAGGAACTAGTTTTGATATAAAACAATCGTTACTTTCTACTAGTAATATGATAAGAATTGGACGCTGTATTTTTAATAAAGAAAAATCATTCTAA
- the hemW gene encoding radical SAM family heme chaperone HemW: protein MCKLPPISLYIHIPWCSKKCGYCDFNSYVSKEIIPEKKYIEHLLKDFEKDLLLISKREINTIFIGGGTPSLLKSSSINKLIIGIKERASISHTAEISIEANPKTMEYKRFIDYKNSGINRFSLGIQTFNSHLLKKIERTYDSKEAIDAIKETKKIIDNINLDLMYGLPGQRLEDALLDLKNTIQHNPSHISWYQLGIEPNTVFYSKKIQLPHEDLIFKMLVQGEKLLKQSGYQRYEISSYSKPNYQCQHNLNYWNFGDYIGIGCGAHGKITQKNGKMFRTVKNKNINDFLDGNYLNSINQVLKKDQIFEYFMNVFRLYQPVFKKHFREKININEMIIEKKIAIAIKKGFLINKMNYWNTTKKGKFFLNYLLEIFLD, encoded by the coding sequence ATGTGTAAATTGCCGCCTATTAGTCTATATATCCATATTCCTTGGTGCTCAAAAAAATGTGGATACTGTGATTTTAATTCATATGTAAGCAAAGAAATTATTCCTGAAAAAAAATATATTGAACATTTATTAAAAGATTTTGAAAAAGATTTACTTTTAATTTCAAAAAGAGAAATTAATACTATTTTTATTGGTGGTGGGACACCTAGTTTATTAAAAAGTTCATCTATAAACAAATTAATTATTGGAATTAAAGAAAGAGCATCAATTTCTCATACTGCAGAAATCAGCATCGAAGCCAATCCTAAAACAATGGAATATAAACGTTTTATCGATTATAAAAATTCTGGTATTAATCGTTTCTCTTTAGGTATTCAAACATTTAATTCACATTTATTAAAAAAAATAGAACGAACATATGATTCAAAAGAAGCAATAGATGCAATCAAAGAAACTAAAAAAATTATTGATAATATTAATTTAGATCTAATGTATGGTTTACCTGGTCAACGACTAGAAGATGCATTATTAGATTTAAAAAATACCATTCAACATAATCCATCGCATATATCATGGTATCAACTTGGCATCGAACCTAATACCGTATTTTATTCTAAAAAAATTCAACTTCCTCATGAAGATTTAATCTTTAAAATGTTAGTACAAGGAGAAAAATTATTAAAACAATCAGGATATCAAAGATACGAAATATCTTCATATTCAAAACCAAATTATCAATGTCAGCATAATTTGAATTATTGGAATTTTGGCGATTATATAGGAATAGGTTGCGGTGCTCACGGTAAAATTACTCAAAAAAATGGAAAAATGTTCAGAACAGTTAAAAACAAAAATATTAATGATTTTTTAGATGGAAATTATCTTAATTCTATAAATCAAGTTCTTAAAAAAGATCAAATTTTTGAATATTTTATGAATGTTTTTAGATTATATCAACCAGTTTTTAAAAAACATTTTAGAGAAAAAATAAATATAAATGAAATGATTATTGAAAAAAAAATTGCAATAGCCATAAAAAAAGGATTTTTAATTAACAAAATGAATTACTGGAATACAACAAAAAAAGGAAAATTTTTTTTAAATTATTTATTAGAAATTTTCTTAGACTAA
- the trmB gene encoding tRNA (guanosine(46)-N7)-methyltransferase TrmB: MKNNIITPQYDQNGTFLRQIRSFVCRKGRITKCQMKSIEKYWSFIGIDFQLKELNFLSIFNCSAPIVLEIGFGSGESLVQTAKNFPNKNFLGIEVYKSGIGSCLNFAYISKIKNLRIIYYDVVEVIDNMIMNRTLSTVQIFFPDPWKKKRHHKRRLLQSNFLRSLSKKLIIGGRLHIATDSEDYAFYILEKIKNITNYINLSKQNNFIVRPVSRIITKFERRGCDQGNKIFDLMFQLQY; encoded by the coding sequence ATGAAAAATAATATTATAACACCTCAATATGATCAAAATGGTACTTTTTTACGTCAAATTCGTAGTTTTGTTTGTCGTAAAGGTCGTATTACTAAATGTCAAATGAAATCAATTGAAAAATATTGGTCTTTTATTGGAATTGATTTTCAATTAAAGGAATTAAATTTTTTGTCTATTTTCAATTGTTCAGCTCCGATTGTATTGGAGATTGGTTTTGGTTCAGGAGAGTCTTTAGTTCAAACTGCAAAAAATTTTCCTAATAAAAATTTTTTGGGGATAGAAGTATATAAATCAGGAATAGGATCTTGTTTAAATTTTGCTTATATTTCTAAAATTAAAAATTTAAGAATTATTTATTATGATGTGGTTGAAGTTATCGATAATATGATTATGAATCGAACTTTATCAACAGTCCAAATTTTTTTTCCAGATCCTTGGAAAAAAAAACGTCATCATAAAAGAAGACTATTACAAAGCAATTTTTTAAGGTCTTTATCTAAAAAATTGATTATTGGCGGTAGATTACATATTGCTACTGATTCAGAAGATTATGCTTTTTACATATTAGAAAAAATAAAAAATATTACAAATTATATTAATTTATCAAAACAAAACAATTTTATCGTACGACCTGTTTCACGTATAATAACTAAGTTTGAAAGAAGAGGATGCGATCAAGGTAATAAGATTTTTGATTTAATGTTTCAGTTACAATACTAA